The genomic interval ACATGTCACACGACACCTCGGGCGGCCTCGAGCATGTGGAGCGGCCGGTGGACGCGGTCATCACGCTGTGTGCCGAGGAAGTGTGCCCCCTCTGGCTCGAGGACGCGTGGCGAGCGCATTGGGGATTGCCGGACCCCGCGGACGCGGTGGGCGCAGAGGGGGTGAAGCTCCAGGCGTTCCGCGTGGTGCGCGAGGAGCTGAGGCGGCGGCTCGGCGTCGTATTCGCCCCGGGGGAAGTGTAGCTTCTCCCCATGATCAGCCAGAACCCACGGCCCGGGAAACGCATCCTTTGGGTCGACGACGAGATCGACCTTCTCAAGCCGCACCTGCTCTTCCTGCAGGCGCGTGGCTACCACGTCGACGCCATCGCAAACGGGGACGACGCGCTCGAGCTACTGCGTGACAACTCCTATGACCTGGTTCTGCTCGACGAGCAGATGCCCGGCCGTCGGGGGCTCGAAGTGCTGGAGATCATGAGGCGTCACAATCCCCACCAGCGCGTCGTGATGGTCACGAAGTCCGAAGAGGACCACACGATGACCGAGGCGATCGGGAGGCGTGTGGACGACTACCTCGTGAAGCCGACGAGCCCGCGACAGGTGCTGGCGGTGGTGACGCGCATTCTCGAAGGCTCGTCGATCCGGCAGCAGCAGGCAGCTCAGGACTTCGCGGCTCGCTTCGGCCGCCTCGCTTTGCTCCAGCAGGAAGCCGAGACGCCCGAGGACTTCGTGAAGGTCTTTACCGAGTTGGTGGACTGGCACATCCGGTTGGAGCGGGCGGGCGAGACCGGGCTGCTCGATACGGTCCGTTCGATCATGGACGACCTGAGGCGCGACTTCGGCGTGTGGGTCATCCGCAACTACGCGCGATGGATGGAGGACGCGGAGGACCGGCCGCGTCTGTCGGTCGACCTGGTTCGGGAGTTTCTGGTCCCGCGGCTCGGTTCGGACCCCGTGTACTTCGTGGTGCTCGACTGCATGCGGCTCGATCAGTGGAGGGTGATCTCGCCGCTGCTCGCGCAGTATTTCGACATGGACGAGACGTACCACTATTCGATTCTGCCGACTGCGACTCCCTACGCTCGAAACGCGATCTTCAGCGGACAGTATCCGGACGAAATCGCCAAGAAGCGTCCGGAATGGTGGGACGCCTCGGATGACGAGGGCAGCTTGAACGCATTCGAGGACCAGCTACTTGTCGAGCAGCTCAAGCGGCTCACGGGGCGGGACGTACCGGTTCACTACGAGAAGATCTTCTCGGACCGGCAGGGTGATCAGGTCCGCGCTCGGGTCAATTCGGCGCTCAAGACACCGGGCATCGTCATCGCGCTCGTCTTCAACTTCGTGGACCTCATGACCCACGGTCGGTCGGAGTCCCCGATCCTCATGGAGGTCGCCCGCGACGAGGCGGCGTTGAGGGACCTGACTCGAGCGTGGTTCGAGCGTTCCACGGCGTTTACGGTGCTCAAGGAGGCCGCGCTTCAGGGCCACAACGTGATCATGACGACTGATCATGGCTCGATTCTCTGCCAGCACCCGAGCACGGTTTTCGCGAGGCGCGATGCGACGAAGAATCTCCGCTACAAGTTCGGACAGGATCTGCGTGCCGAGGTGTCGACGACCGCGTACGCGACCAGGAACGAGAAACATCTGCGACTGCCGGCGGGCCGCCTCGGCATGACCTACCTCATCGCTCTCGAGGACTACTTCTTCGTCTATCCGACGAAGCTTCGGGAGTACCAGGCGCGCTACCGAAACTCGTTTCTCCACGGCGGCATCAGCCCGGAGGAAATGATCGTCCCGGTCGTGAGTCTCACTCCGAGGCAATGAACGCCGAAGCGCGCGCGTCGCTTGCGGCTTCCCCGTACCGTCGCGTTCTCTCGTATCTGAGACCGCACTCGGGCGTCCTATTCATGGCGATCGTCGCGACCGCCGTCTTCGCGGTACTCGACGCATCGGTCTACGTCCTGCTCATCCCCTTCATCGAAGCGCTCTTCGTGAGCGGAGGCGGTCCGCGCTCCGCGAGCGAGTCGGCAATGGAGAGGTTGCTCGACGGCACCGTCTACCGGTGGGTCGACCTCTCGGGAGATCCGCTCGCGGCGATCGGACGCATCATCATTCTGATCCTGCTCGTCTTCGCGGTGAAGAACTTCTTCCACTTCACGCGCACCTATCTGGTCGCGCGCGCGGAGCAGGGGGTCAACCGAGATCTGCGCAACGAGGTGTACGACCATCTCGTCGAGCTCGACCTGACCTTCTTCAGTCGCGTGCGCATGGGTCAGATCGTGAGCCGCCTCACGACCGAGGTCGAGCAGATGCGAACGCTCGTGACCGCCGAATTTTCCAAGCTCCTATCGGCGGTCTTCGAGTTTGCGGTGGCGGTCGTCTTGATGGTCTTGATCTCGTGGCGACTTACGCTCGCGGCGTTCGTCGTGATTCCCGGGGCGATGATCATCTGGGGTCCGTTGGTGAACGTGCTGAGGCGGCGGGATCGGCGCGTATTGCATCTGGGCGGGGAGATCGCCGCGCATGTGCAGGAGACGCTCACCGGCATTCGGCTCGTGAAGTCTTCGTCCGCCGAGCAGCGCGAGAAGGAGCGCTTCCGGGGTCTGACCGGGGACTACTTCAGGCACTTTCTGCGAGCCGAATTCGCGCGTGCGCTCGCCGCGCCGATGACAGAAATGCTGGCCGCGTCCGGCACGGTGATCCTGCTCTGGTTCGGTGCTCGGCTCGTCGTGGCGGGGGAGCTCACGGGGGCGATGTTCGTCGGATTTCTCGGACTTTCGATGAAACTGTATTCGCCCGTGAAGAACGTGGCCAAGTTCCCGGCGACCGCCCAGCCGGGTCTCGTGGCGGCGGAGCGGGTGTTCGAGTTCCTCGACGCACCGGTCGAGATCAAGGACGCGCCCGGTGCCCAGAGGCTGGAAACGTTCGAATCCGTGATCGCGTTCGAGGACGTTTCGTTCTCCTACCGTGAAGGTGAGCCCGTTCTCCGCGATGTGTCCTTGAGCGTCGAGCGCGGCGATGTAGTCGCGCTCGTCGGACCCAGTGGAGCCGGCAAGACGACGCTCGTCGACTTGCTCGGCCGCTTCTTCGAGGTCGGCTCGGGTCGTATCACGATCGACGGGGTCGACGTCCGCGACGTGCGCTTGGCGGACCTGCGAGCGCTCATGGGCGTGGTGTCCCAGGAAACGGTTCTCTTCCACGACTCCGTGCGGGCGAACATCGCCTACGGGCGCCCGGAGGCGTCACAAGCGGAAATCGAGGCCGCGGCGATCGCGGCCCACGCGCACGAGTTCATCGCCGAGATGCCGGACGCATACGATACCCTCGTGGGCGAACGCGGCGTGGAGGTCTCGGGCGGCCAGCGACAGCGCATAGCGATCGCCCGGGCCCTGCTGCGCGACCCACCGATCCTCGTCTTCGACGAGGCGACCAGCTCGTTGGATACCGAGTCGGAACGCCTCATTCAGGACGCGATCGAGCGGCTCATGGAAGGCCGCACGGTTTTCGTGATCGCGCACAGGCTCTCGACGGTGCAGCGCGCGGACCAGAT from Gemmatimonadota bacterium carries:
- a CDS encoding GNAT family N-acetyltransferase — its product is MSHDTSGGLEHVERPVDAVITLCAEEVCPLWLEDAWRAHWGLPDPADAVGAEGVKLQAFRVVREELRRRLGVVFAPGEV
- a CDS encoding response regulator is translated as MISQNPRPGKRILWVDDEIDLLKPHLLFLQARGYHVDAIANGDDALELLRDNSYDLVLLDEQMPGRRGLEVLEIMRRHNPHQRVVMVTKSEEDHTMTEAIGRRVDDYLVKPTSPRQVLAVVTRILEGSSIRQQQAAQDFAARFGRLALLQQEAETPEDFVKVFTELVDWHIRLERAGETGLLDTVRSIMDDLRRDFGVWVIRNYARWMEDAEDRPRLSVDLVREFLVPRLGSDPVYFVVLDCMRLDQWRVISPLLAQYFDMDETYHYSILPTATPYARNAIFSGQYPDEIAKKRPEWWDASDDEGSLNAFEDQLLVEQLKRLTGRDVPVHYEKIFSDRQGDQVRARVNSALKTPGIVIALVFNFVDLMTHGRSESPILMEVARDEAALRDLTRAWFERSTAFTVLKEAALQGHNVIMTTDHGSILCQHPSTVFARRDATKNLRYKFGQDLRAEVSTTAYATRNEKHLRLPAGRLGMTYLIALEDYFFVYPTKLREYQARYRNSFLHGGISPEEMIVPVVSLTPRQ
- a CDS encoding ABC transporter ATP-binding protein; this encodes MNAEARASLAASPYRRVLSYLRPHSGVLFMAIVATAVFAVLDASVYVLLIPFIEALFVSGGGPRSASESAMERLLDGTVYRWVDLSGDPLAAIGRIIILILLVFAVKNFFHFTRTYLVARAEQGVNRDLRNEVYDHLVELDLTFFSRVRMGQIVSRLTTEVEQMRTLVTAEFSKLLSAVFEFAVAVVLMVLISWRLTLAAFVVIPGAMIIWGPLVNVLRRRDRRVLHLGGEIAAHVQETLTGIRLVKSSSAEQREKERFRGLTGDYFRHFLRAEFARALAAPMTEMLAASGTVILLWFGARLVVAGELTGAMFVGFLGLSMKLYSPVKNVAKFPATAQPGLVAAERVFEFLDAPVEIKDAPGAQRLETFESVIAFEDVSFSYREGEPVLRDVSLSVERGDVVALVGPSGAGKTTLVDLLGRFFEVGSGRITIDGVDVRDVRLADLRALMGVVSQETVLFHDSVRANIAYGRPEASQAEIEAAAIAAHAHEFIAEMPDAYDTLVGERGVEVSGGQRQRIAIARALLRDPPILVFDEATSSLDTESERLIQDAIERLMEGRTVFVIAHRLSTVQRADQILVMDGGRIVERGDHATLLARAGLYRRLYDLQFDAGALAGST